A window of Haliscomenobacter hydrossis DSM 1100 contains these coding sequences:
- a CDS encoding PepSY-associated TM helix domain-containing protein — translation MTLKKIIGKVHLWLGLTSGLVVFIVAITGCLYAFKDEIENATEPYRRVSPQATNFLLPSQLAAIARKKLPKRQLHAVKYNGKNKAAEAIFYHYEPTYYYTIYLNPYTGEIQKLKDMERGFFHFILDGHFYLWLPPTIGQPVVASSTLIFLIMLISGLILWFPINKAAIKQRFGYRWKKTTQWKRKNYDLHNVSGFYVSLLALVFAVTGLVWGFSWFAQGYYTALGGKKSLLYVDPVSAKNPANLAVVQAPLDKVWLTMQSEYPNAKSIEVHPPETDSSSIAANANFQAGTYWKTDYRYFNQYSLQEMPVEHIYGRLKNAGVADKLLRMNYDIHVGAIGGLAGKILAFCISLVIASLPITGFYIWYGRRWKKAKKEPRADRVLAKTLS, via the coding sequence ATGACTTTGAAAAAAATCATAGGAAAAGTACACCTCTGGCTCGGACTGACGTCTGGGTTAGTGGTGTTTATTGTGGCCATTACGGGCTGCTTATATGCCTTTAAAGATGAAATCGAAAATGCTACGGAGCCCTATCGACGGGTCAGTCCACAGGCAACCAACTTCCTTCTACCTTCACAATTGGCGGCCATTGCCAGAAAGAAGTTGCCCAAGCGGCAACTCCATGCCGTCAAGTACAATGGCAAAAACAAGGCTGCCGAAGCCATATTTTACCATTATGAGCCTACCTATTACTACACCATTTATCTGAATCCTTACACTGGGGAAATCCAAAAGTTGAAGGACATGGAGCGGGGGTTTTTCCATTTCATCCTGGATGGGCACTTTTACTTGTGGTTGCCGCCTACCATCGGGCAACCTGTAGTGGCCTCCTCTACGCTGATTTTTTTGATCATGTTGATTTCGGGGTTGATTTTATGGTTTCCGATCAATAAAGCGGCGATCAAACAACGCTTTGGGTACCGTTGGAAAAAAACGACCCAGTGGAAGCGTAAAAACTACGACTTGCACAATGTTTCCGGCTTTTATGTGAGTTTGTTGGCGCTGGTTTTTGCGGTAACGGGTTTGGTGTGGGGTTTCAGTTGGTTTGCACAGGGGTATTACACGGCGCTGGGGGGCAAAAAATCCTTGCTTTACGTAGATCCAGTTTCGGCAAAAAATCCGGCGAACCTTGCCGTCGTTCAGGCACCATTGGACAAGGTTTGGTTAACAATGCAGTCGGAATACCCCAATGCAAAAAGCATTGAGGTGCACCCGCCCGAAACGGATTCTTCTTCCATTGCGGCCAATGCGAATTTCCAGGCGGGGACTTATTGGAAAACCGATTATCGCTACTTTAACCAATATTCCTTGCAGGAAATGCCCGTTGAGCACATCTATGGACGACTCAAAAACGCTGGCGTGGCCGATAAGCTGCTGCGCATGAACTATGATATCCACGTGGGGGCGATTGGCGGCTTGGCGGGAAAAATTCTGGCGTTTTGTATTAGTTTGGTGATTGCTTCGCTGCCAATTACAGGGTTTTATATTTGGTATGGACGGCGCTGGAAAAAGGCAAAAAAGGAGCCAAGAGCGGATCGGGTGCTGGCGAAGACTTTGTCCTAA
- a CDS encoding Uma2 family endonuclease encodes MNPMVLIQDLKTSILERLKTEAVVRTPASEADYFAVAEQLPFKLEYHNSEIITMGLASYWHEVLVMTIGGILQNVFAFSEEFTVLGSNSGVQIPKVEGGYYLPDIMVVKGEPVFKPNSTAIITNPYLLVEIHSPSTAQFDGDIKLPEYKHLESLQHIIYVNQNRARVSSYRRTDQPNTWINQEFFSLEEVMHVEGQEVLIKDIYRKIKFA; translated from the coding sequence ATGAATCCAATGGTATTGATTCAGGATTTAAAGACTAGCATTCTGGAACGTCTCAAAACGGAAGCGGTGGTGCGCACACCTGCTTCCGAAGCAGACTATTTTGCAGTAGCAGAGCAATTGCCTTTTAAATTAGAATACCATAATAGTGAAATAATTACCATGGGCTTAGCATCTTACTGGCATGAAGTATTGGTCATGACCATTGGAGGAATACTCCAAAATGTATTTGCCTTTTCTGAAGAATTTACCGTATTAGGCAGCAATTCAGGCGTCCAAATTCCCAAAGTTGAAGGCGGTTACTACCTTCCAGATATCATGGTGGTAAAAGGAGAGCCGGTCTTTAAACCTAATTCAACGGCAATCATCACCAATCCCTATTTGCTGGTAGAAATCCACTCCCCTTCCACTGCCCAGTTTGATGGCGACATCAAACTTCCCGAATACAAACATCTGGAAAGTTTGCAACACATCATTTATGTCAATCAAAACCGCGCCCGGGTATCTTCCTATCGCCGCACTGATCAACCCAATACCTGGATTAATCAGGAGTTTTTCAGCCTGGAAGAAGTCATGCACGTTGAAGGACAGGAGGTTCTGATTAAGGATATTTATCGGAAAATAAAGTTTGCTTAG
- a CDS encoding HTTM domain-containing protein: MLGAWLNKPVSIYPLVYARILFGILTFFSTARFMALGWVGDHFIESVVQFKYFGFEWVPLMPPGVMYGIHVLMLLTSLGITLGAFYRWSTVLFFLCFTYVELVDITYYLNHYYFVSLFALLLCFVPAQRYFSIDVWRKATTPCLHIPHWNLFLLRFQVFTVYFFAGIAKINTDWLLQALPLRIWLPAHDDLPLIGFLMPYPLTAYVFSWAGMLFDVSIIAWLLLPRTRLLAYLAIVFFHAVTGMMFQIGIFPLVMIGITPIFFSDGFHEKFVRGIRGVLRLRIPTETQTIASLPGSTKLQRMGFLPLLFVVFQLLFPFRYLLYPGNVFWTEEGYRFSWRVMLMEKAATAQFYVQDRATGREGMVVNQDFLCSHQEKQMAMQPDLILQYAHFLKKHYTKQGLKDPKVRAEVYVTLNGRPSRLYFDPQLDLGRLRDGWRHKDWLYE, encoded by the coding sequence ATGTTAGGTGCCTGGCTGAACAAACCCGTTTCCATTTACCCCCTGGTGTATGCACGCATCCTCTTTGGGATTCTGACGTTTTTCAGCACCGCCCGTTTTATGGCTTTGGGCTGGGTGGGTGATCATTTTATTGAGTCTGTGGTTCAGTTCAAATACTTTGGTTTTGAGTGGGTGCCGCTGATGCCTCCCGGCGTAATGTACGGCATCCATGTGCTGATGTTGTTGACTTCCCTGGGGATTACGCTGGGGGCTTTTTATCGCTGGTCGACCGTCTTGTTTTTCTTGTGTTTTACCTATGTGGAGTTGGTAGATATCACCTACTACCTCAACCACTATTACTTTGTCAGTTTGTTTGCGCTTTTGCTGTGTTTTGTGCCTGCTCAGCGCTATTTTTCCATAGATGTATGGCGCAAGGCCACCACTCCGTGCCTGCACATTCCCCATTGGAATTTGTTTCTACTTCGCTTCCAGGTATTTACGGTGTATTTTTTTGCTGGTATTGCCAAAATCAATACGGACTGGTTATTGCAGGCGCTGCCATTGCGCATTTGGCTTCCCGCTCATGACGATTTGCCCCTTATTGGTTTTTTGATGCCTTATCCACTGACTGCATACGTCTTTAGCTGGGCCGGAATGTTGTTTGATGTAAGCATAATCGCCTGGCTTTTGCTGCCCCGTACCCGCTTGTTGGCTTATTTGGCCATAGTTTTTTTCCATGCGGTCACTGGCATGATGTTCCAAATTGGCATTTTCCCGCTGGTGATGATCGGTATTACCCCCATTTTTTTTAGCGACGGTTTCCATGAAAAATTTGTCAGAGGAATACGGGGTGTTCTGCGGCTCCGGATACCCACGGAGACACAAACCATTGCATCGCTTCCTGGGTCTACAAAGCTGCAACGCATGGGGTTTCTCCCATTACTCTTTGTGGTCTTTCAGCTGCTGTTTCCATTCCGCTACCTACTTTATCCAGGTAACGTGTTCTGGACGGAGGAAGGTTACCGTTTCTCCTGGCGGGTGATGCTCATGGAAAAAGCGGCTACGGCGCAATTCTACGTACAAGATCGTGCTACTGGCCGTGAAGGGATGGTGGTCAATCAAGATTTTTTGTGCAGCCATCAGGAAAAACAGATGGCGATGCAGCCCGATTTGATCTTGCAGTATGCTCATTTTTTGAAAAAACACTATACAAAACAAGGTTTAAAAGATCCCAAAGTACGCGCGGAGGTATACGTGACGCTGAATGGTCGACCCAGTCGTTTGTATTTTGATCCACAACTCGACCTCGGTCGCTTGCGCGATGGCTGGAGGCACAAAGATTGGTTGTATGAATAA
- a CDS encoding SixA phosphatase family protein, protein MKASFLSILFFLALSIGQAQTTPSVIFLVRHCEKAMESTDNPNLAEEGKKRAAHLAEILKNTGIEAVYSTNYKRTMQTAEPLANAMKLSSTVYEPRDANFAEQLRKSGKKVLVVGHSNTVPELLNQLTGTKNYQPDDGYGDLWVVTIQADQPATVLKLSY, encoded by the coding sequence ATGAAAGCATCATTCCTCTCCATTCTGTTTTTTCTGGCGTTGTCTATCGGGCAAGCCCAAACGACTCCCTCCGTGATTTTCCTGGTTCGCCATTGCGAAAAAGCCATGGAAAGCACCGACAATCCCAATCTGGCGGAAGAAGGGAAAAAACGAGCAGCACACCTGGCCGAAATCTTGAAAAATACCGGGATTGAAGCCGTTTATTCTACCAATTACAAACGGACCATGCAAACGGCTGAGCCGCTGGCCAATGCCATGAAGCTTAGCTCAACAGTTTATGAGCCCAGGGATGCCAATTTTGCTGAACAGCTACGCAAATCAGGTAAAAAGGTATTGGTGGTGGGGCATTCAAATACCGTTCCCGAGTTATTGAACCAACTGACGGGGACTAAAAATTACCAGCCTGACGATGGCTATGGGGATTTGTGGGTGGTGACCATACAAGCAGACCAACCTGCTACCGTTTTAAAGCTTAGTTATTGA
- a CDS encoding TonB-dependent receptor: protein MRNFIFLSILFVLIGFSSAVAQTGNIKGRVSTSDGKAAEFVNILLKGTGKGASVDAEGAYLIEGVKPGIYTLQASFIGLTTQNQTLEVKAGQTASADFTLTTSSADLKEVVVTANPSKYVTDYPSISLRLKTPLLEVPQNIQVITRQTLQDQQIFDMQEGVIRNVSGATRSEHWETYTRIVMRGSRIAAFRNGMNVQETWGPLTEDMSMVERIEFVKGPAGFMLASGEPSGFYNVVTKKPTGISKSEVGMTVGSFGTYRGTLDFDGLLSKDGKIQYRLNLMGQLKGTQRSFEYNNRVSIAPVLKFQINPNTSLTAEYTYQGVTMSPIGSNYIFSPNKLGSLPANFTSLEANMAPTEIKDQSIFVTFSHSINKNWKFTGQLAYLNFDQIGQSLWPSGFKGDTMLRAASNWDILGQTRVGQFFVNGDVATGKIKHRILAGIDMGDKDFYHDWSQGGAINGSEPFTVYNPVYGKVPASAYPVYDRSLSVRERGVHYNNLYTAVYIQDEIRLLKDKLRLTLAGRITSTGDEDPYSGEANTEKFTPRVGVSYSLNPNTSIYAVLDESFVPQAGATFDEKKFDPITGTNNEIGLKREWLDGRWTASVAAYRITKNNVLTPDPQHQYFSIQLGQTQTQGVEFDVKGQLLTGLEVTLNYALTDGKITKDTENNQVEKQLPGTDKHIANAWLSYRVPAGALKGLGLSWGISHASGRTAWYGEYDRTLDPTMPNYTRFDAAVSYQFAKFGIALNVNNLFDADLLSGAYYAWSQFYYWQAEAYRNARLSINYKF from the coding sequence ATGAGAAATTTTATTTTTTTGTCTATTCTCTTCGTACTAATAGGTTTTAGCAGTGCAGTAGCCCAAACGGGCAACATTAAAGGTCGTGTAAGCACCAGCGACGGCAAAGCAGCTGAGTTTGTAAACATACTTTTAAAAGGTACGGGCAAAGGCGCAAGTGTAGATGCAGAAGGCGCATATCTCATTGAAGGAGTAAAACCCGGAATTTACACCCTTCAGGCCAGTTTTATAGGTTTAACGACCCAAAACCAGACGCTTGAAGTTAAAGCTGGACAAACGGCTAGTGCGGATTTCACACTTACGACCAGCAGCGCAGACCTCAAAGAGGTCGTCGTAACGGCCAATCCAAGCAAGTACGTCACGGATTATCCCTCCATCTCGCTGCGCTTAAAAACACCGCTACTCGAAGTGCCTCAAAACATCCAGGTCATCACCCGGCAAACCCTGCAAGACCAGCAAATTTTTGACATGCAGGAAGGGGTGATTCGCAATGTAAGCGGTGCTACCCGTTCGGAGCACTGGGAAACTTATACCCGGATTGTCATGCGCGGCTCGCGGATAGCAGCTTTCCGCAATGGCATGAACGTCCAGGAAACCTGGGGTCCGCTTACCGAAGACATGAGCATGGTAGAGCGCATCGAATTTGTGAAAGGCCCCGCTGGATTTATGTTGGCCAGTGGTGAGCCCAGCGGTTTTTACAATGTTGTCACGAAAAAACCTACCGGGATCTCCAAGTCTGAAGTGGGGATGACCGTGGGTAGTTTTGGCACCTATCGAGGCACCCTGGATTTTGACGGTTTATTGAGCAAAGACGGTAAAATCCAGTATCGCCTCAATTTGATGGGGCAACTCAAAGGAACCCAGCGCAGTTTTGAATACAACAACCGGGTATCCATTGCTCCGGTGCTGAAATTTCAGATTAATCCCAATACCTCGCTTACTGCCGAATATACTTATCAGGGGGTGACGATGTCGCCAATTGGGTCCAACTACATTTTTTCTCCCAACAAATTAGGCAGTTTGCCTGCGAACTTTACCAGTCTGGAGGCCAACATGGCTCCCACCGAAATCAAAGACCAATCCATTTTTGTCACTTTTTCACACAGCATCAACAAAAATTGGAAGTTTACCGGGCAACTGGCTTACCTGAATTTTGACCAGATCGGACAAAGCCTTTGGCCTTCAGGTTTTAAAGGCGATACCATGCTACGGGCTGCTTCAAACTGGGATATTTTAGGGCAAACCCGGGTAGGTCAGTTTTTTGTCAATGGGGATGTGGCTACCGGAAAGATTAAACACCGCATCCTGGCGGGTATAGACATGGGCGACAAAGATTTCTACCACGACTGGAGCCAGGGCGGAGCGATCAATGGTTCAGAACCTTTTACGGTATATAACCCCGTTTATGGTAAGGTGCCTGCCAGTGCTTACCCCGTTTACGACCGCTCGCTGAGTGTACGTGAGCGTGGAGTGCATTACAACAACCTCTACACCGCAGTATACATACAGGATGAAATCCGCTTGCTCAAGGACAAACTTCGGCTTACACTTGCCGGAAGAATTACGAGCACTGGTGATGAAGACCCTTATTCAGGTGAGGCCAATACTGAAAAATTTACACCAAGGGTTGGCGTAAGTTATTCCTTGAACCCCAACACCAGTATTTATGCGGTATTGGACGAATCATTTGTTCCGCAGGCTGGAGCTACCTTTGATGAAAAAAAATTCGACCCCATTACGGGTACCAACAACGAAATTGGCCTCAAACGGGAATGGCTGGATGGACGTTGGACGGCATCGGTGGCTGCTTATCGAATCACCAAGAACAATGTCCTGACTCCTGACCCTCAGCACCAGTATTTCTCGATTCAGCTTGGGCAAACCCAAACCCAGGGAGTAGAATTTGACGTAAAAGGCCAACTCTTGACCGGCTTGGAAGTGACCTTAAATTACGCATTGACCGATGGTAAAATCACCAAGGATACCGAAAACAACCAGGTGGAAAAACAACTGCCCGGCACCGACAAACACATTGCCAATGCCTGGCTAAGCTATCGGGTACCAGCCGGTGCCTTAAAAGGACTGGGCTTGTCCTGGGGGATCTCTCATGCCTCAGGTCGTACGGCCTGGTATGGCGAGTACGATCGGACTCTTGATCCTACCATGCCAAACTACACCCGTTTTGATGCTGCGGTATCTTATCAGTTTGCAAAATTTGGGATCGCGCTGAACGTCAACAACCTATTTGATGCCGATCTGCTTTCAGGTGCTTATTACGCCTGGAGTCAGTTTTATTACTGGCAAGCTGAGGCTTACCGCAATGCAAGATTGAGTATCAATTATAAATTTTAG
- a CDS encoding TonB-dependent receptor domain-containing protein: MNKKKTVSRVFMLVAIVLCPFWGKAQISGIAHFNQQEAVVAAQITLNDNRYLAVTDENGRFSFSNLPTGKYNLALSCLNCAPFQQEIEYLGTPLQLDLHIEQRENVLKQVEVSSARVNAFNKEYLSGVDDFGIYEGKKTEVIELSKSTANLATNNARQVFAKVPGLNIWESDGAGLQLGIGGRGLSPNRTSNFNTRQNGYDISADPLGYPESYYTPPMEALDRIEIVRGAASLQYGTQFGGLLNFRFRKPDTSRVLSLRARLSGGSFGFRGLFASASGAVKDKGLSYFGFFQHRVGEGWRPNSQFEVNTGYFNLRQELSSRAQLSLEYTGMDYLAQQPGGLTDTQFERDPRQSNRGRNWFQVKWKLPAATLDWDLNETTALNVRAFGMISERVALGNLERIHVADLGSNRTLIDNDFRNWGSELRILKKLRWAKLEHTLLVGGRYFDGHTTALQGDADASTLPNFEYLNPADLEGSNFVFNNANAAAFAEYIYRVSEHFSITPGMRFEYIKTGAEGYYKQRVFDFAGNIIADTNYTESNSRSRKLLLMGIGLSWKGNTSNEFYANFSQNYRAINFNDLRVNNPNLIVDPNIGDERGFTIDAGSRGNWRNRINYDVSVFSILYRDRIGQVLRADLPPLYLDYRYRSNIADARLMGLEVYAEVDLLNLRRTLRSKHSLYTFINGALIHTRYFNAQEKGIEGNQVEQAPPLNVRWGLNYRYQQFSVAFQVTHVSEHFTDASNARRVTGAVSGIIPAYQIADLSCSWKTPRYGIELSCNNLFNALYFTRRAEAYPGPGIIPSDGRGMYATLAFNL; the protein is encoded by the coding sequence ATGAATAAGAAAAAAACAGTAAGCCGGGTTTTTATGTTGGTTGCCATCGTGCTCTGCCCTTTCTGGGGCAAAGCCCAAATCTCAGGCATTGCCCATTTCAACCAACAGGAAGCCGTAGTTGCCGCCCAAATCACCCTCAACGACAACCGTTATTTGGCGGTAACCGATGAAAATGGTCGCTTTTCATTCAGCAACCTGCCCACAGGAAAATATAACTTGGCATTATCTTGCCTCAATTGTGCCCCTTTTCAACAAGAAATTGAGTACTTGGGCACCCCTTTACAACTGGATTTGCATATCGAGCAACGCGAGAACGTCCTGAAACAAGTGGAAGTCAGCAGTGCCCGAGTCAATGCTTTCAACAAGGAGTACCTATCCGGTGTAGATGACTTTGGCATCTACGAAGGCAAAAAAACCGAGGTCATCGAATTGAGCAAATCCACCGCCAATCTCGCCACCAACAATGCCCGACAAGTTTTCGCCAAGGTGCCGGGCCTCAATATCTGGGAAAGCGATGGCGCTGGTCTCCAACTGGGCATTGGCGGGCGTGGCCTCAGCCCCAACCGTACCTCCAATTTTAATACCCGCCAGAATGGTTACGACATCAGTGCCGATCCGCTGGGATACCCCGAAAGTTATTACACGCCTCCCATGGAGGCGCTCGATCGGATCGAAATTGTTCGCGGTGCAGCCTCATTGCAATATGGTACACAGTTTGGAGGCTTACTCAATTTTCGTTTTAGAAAGCCCGACACGTCCCGCGTATTAAGTCTGCGGGCGCGGCTAAGTGGAGGGTCTTTTGGTTTTCGCGGTTTATTTGCTTCGGCCTCGGGTGCAGTCAAAGATAAAGGTTTGTCTTATTTTGGTTTCTTCCAGCACCGCGTCGGTGAAGGCTGGCGGCCAAACTCACAGTTTGAAGTCAACACTGGTTATTTCAATCTGCGCCAGGAACTCAGTTCCCGAGCCCAGCTGAGCTTAGAATACACGGGAATGGACTATCTGGCCCAGCAGCCCGGAGGTTTGACGGATACCCAGTTTGAGCGCGATCCCCGACAGAGCAATCGGGGACGCAACTGGTTTCAGGTAAAATGGAAACTCCCGGCGGCTACCCTGGATTGGGATTTGAATGAAACCACCGCCCTCAATGTGCGCGCCTTTGGGATGATTTCCGAACGGGTCGCACTGGGCAACCTGGAGCGCATCCACGTAGCTGATTTGGGGAGTAATCGAACGCTGATCGACAATGATTTTCGCAATTGGGGCAGCGAGCTACGGATCCTAAAAAAACTGCGCTGGGCCAAACTGGAACATACCTTGTTGGTAGGTGGTCGCTATTTTGATGGCCATACGACGGCGCTGCAGGGCGACGCCGACGCCAGTACTTTGCCAAATTTTGAATACTTGAACCCCGCGGATTTGGAAGGCTCTAATTTTGTTTTTAACAATGCGAATGCCGCTGCTTTCGCGGAATACATCTATCGGGTTTCCGAACATTTCAGCATCACGCCGGGCATGCGCTTTGAGTACATCAAAACCGGTGCGGAGGGTTATTACAAACAGCGTGTATTTGATTTTGCAGGGAATATTATTGCCGACACCAATTATACCGAAAGCAATAGTCGTAGCCGAAAATTGTTGCTTATGGGGATTGGCCTTTCCTGGAAAGGCAATACCAGCAATGAGTTTTACGCCAATTTTTCCCAAAATTACCGTGCCATCAACTTCAACGACTTGCGGGTGAACAATCCCAACCTGATCGTGGACCCCAATATCGGCGATGAACGGGGTTTCACCATTGATGCAGGTAGCCGCGGCAACTGGCGCAACCGCATCAACTACGACGTATCTGTATTCAGCATTTTATACCGGGATCGGATTGGACAGGTCTTGCGTGCCGATTTGCCGCCCCTGTACCTCGATTACCGCTACCGCAGCAATATAGCGGATGCACGTTTGATGGGCCTGGAAGTATACGCCGAGGTAGATCTGCTGAACTTGCGACGAACTTTGCGGAGCAAACACAGCCTTTATACCTTTATCAATGGCGCCTTGATTCATACCCGTTATTTCAACGCCCAGGAAAAAGGCATTGAAGGCAATCAAGTAGAGCAGGCACCGCCGCTCAATGTACGCTGGGGTTTGAATTACCGCTACCAACAGTTTTCAGTAGCCTTCCAGGTGACCCATGTGTCTGAACATTTCACCGACGCCAGCAACGCCCGCCGGGTAACTGGGGCAGTAAGTGGCATCATTCCGGCTTATCAGATTGCCGATTTGAGTTGCTCCTGGAAGACACCTCGGTATGGCATTGAATTGTCTTGCAACAATCTTTTCAATGCCCTGTACTTTACCCGCCGGGCAGAGGCCTATCCGGGGCCAGGAATTATTCCTTCAGACGGGCGAGGGATGTATGCAACGTTAGCGTTTAACCTGTAG
- a CDS encoding DUF4856 domain-containing protein — MQTKISTVMLKVFQFPTLVCLFLALGFLFVACDDKDDQVDDLVIPNTYDGSNYTANTTAHTTVRTALINLTNEMKKGRTPGTKVELGALNALYSSGTPSLKSYTNSFYNGKIEGDNGFLNELTKASGGTFVPGTTTGNGGTYGAYLFDENGVELEQLVEKGLFGAALYNQALSLMSKHTEFTPAKADQVLAMFGASPLFKSSDNATKHGADIDRFMANYGARRDKNDGNGLYTKMKAALITAQAAAKATPANHGKMLEAFEQIRSNWEKINAATVINYCHSAISTLSSTNPTDAQKAGALHSLCEAIGFLYGWRTLSTSGRTITDAQIDELLTLLNYPVGAPPKPYVFLTAPLNELPKLQQIISKLKTIYQFTDTEIEDFKKNWISEQSR, encoded by the coding sequence ATGCAAACCAAAATTTCGACTGTTATGCTGAAGGTGTTCCAATTCCCAACCCTTGTGTGTCTGTTCCTGGCACTCGGTTTCCTATTCGTCGCTTGTGATGACAAAGACGATCAAGTAGACGATCTGGTCATCCCCAACACTTATGATGGCAGCAACTACACCGCCAATACAACTGCACATACGACGGTGCGTACCGCCTTGATTAACCTCACCAATGAAATGAAAAAAGGGCGTACTCCTGGCACAAAAGTTGAATTGGGCGCGCTAAATGCCCTGTATAGTTCGGGTACACCTAGCCTGAAGTCGTACACGAATAGCTTTTACAATGGCAAGATTGAAGGTGATAATGGCTTTTTAAACGAATTGACCAAAGCTTCCGGTGGCACTTTTGTGCCGGGCACGACCACTGGCAATGGTGGAACTTACGGCGCATACCTCTTTGACGAAAATGGGGTGGAATTGGAGCAATTGGTGGAAAAAGGGCTTTTTGGGGCCGCTTTGTACAACCAGGCCTTAAGTTTGATGAGTAAGCATACCGAATTTACTCCCGCCAAAGCTGATCAGGTGCTGGCCATGTTTGGGGCTTCTCCGTTGTTCAAAAGTAGCGACAACGCTACCAAACATGGTGCTGACATCGACCGCTTCATGGCCAACTATGGAGCTCGCCGCGACAAAAATGACGGCAATGGCCTTTACACCAAAATGAAAGCGGCACTGATTACGGCCCAGGCTGCGGCCAAAGCCACTCCGGCCAATCATGGCAAAATGTTGGAAGCGTTTGAACAAATTCGCAGCAATTGGGAAAAAATCAACGCAGCTACGGTGATCAATTATTGCCACTCGGCCATTTCTACCTTGAGTTCCACCAATCCAACGGATGCACAAAAAGCGGGCGCATTGCACTCGCTCTGTGAAGCAATTGGTTTCCTCTACGGCTGGCGGACCCTGAGTACTTCAGGCCGTACCATCACGGATGCACAAATCGACGAATTGTTGACGCTGCTCAACTATCCGGTTGGTGCGCCCCCCAAACCCTACGTTTTCCTTACCGCTCCGCTGAATGAGTTGCCCAAATTGCAGCAAATCATCAGCAAGTTGAAAACGATCTACCAGTTTACGGATACAGAAATTGAGGATTTCAAAAAGAACTGGATATCAGAACAAAGTAGATAA
- a CDS encoding group III truncated hemoglobin has translation MHTNKSDISTEQDVELMVNSFYTKVNQDPLLSYVFNDFADVDWQSHLPKMYKFWSTLIFGEQSYKGNPFAAHVPLPVDQTHFERWINLFEENMDELFVGEVAEHTKLRAKSIAYVFSTKLAQIKSHTL, from the coding sequence ATGCATACAAACAAATCCGACATCAGCACCGAGCAAGATGTGGAGCTCATGGTAAACTCGTTCTATACAAAGGTCAACCAAGACCCCCTACTTTCCTATGTGTTTAACGATTTTGCTGATGTAGATTGGCAAAGTCATTTGCCCAAAATGTACAAATTTTGGAGTACCCTGATTTTTGGAGAACAAAGTTATAAGGGCAACCCTTTTGCAGCTCATGTGCCTTTACCCGTAGATCAAACCCATTTTGAACGATGGATCAACTTGTTTGAAGAGAATATGGACGAGTTGTTTGTTGGAGAAGTAGCCGAGCATACCAAGTTGAGGGCAAAGTCAATTGCGTATGTTTTTTCAACAAAACTTGCTCAGATAAAAAGCCACACTTTGTAA